A single genomic interval of Adhaeribacter pallidiroseus harbors:
- a CDS encoding DUF1003 domain-containing protein — translation MSSNKDFNINTTEATGMAQIVERNIHALLNRRQQEAANRTWQDKLADAVTKFAGSMLFVIIHLILFGTWILWNSNLFPVKQFDPSLVILAMVASVEAIFLSTFVLISQNRMALIADKRADLDLQVSLLAEHEITRLVTLVAQIAKKMDIQESENPEIPELEQDVRPEKVLDTIEKIEDKFNATGKSMV, via the coding sequence ATGAGTTCAAATAAGGATTTTAATATTAATACCACTGAGGCCACCGGTATGGCGCAAATTGTAGAACGTAATATTCATGCGTTACTCAATCGGCGCCAGCAAGAAGCTGCCAATCGGACCTGGCAGGATAAACTGGCGGATGCGGTAACTAAGTTTGCCGGCAGCATGCTATTCGTTATCATTCATTTAATTTTATTTGGCACCTGGATTCTTTGGAATTCCAACCTGTTTCCGGTAAAACAGTTTGATCCTTCTTTAGTGATTTTGGCCATGGTTGCTTCCGTAGAGGCTATTTTTCTCTCTACCTTCGTGCTTATTAGTCAGAACCGAATGGCTCTTATAGCCGACAAAAGAGCCGATCTAGATTTACAGGTAAGCTTATTAGCAGAGCACGAAATTACTCGCTTAGTTACTTTGGTGGCCCAAATAGCTAAGAAAATGGATATTCAGGAATCAGAAAATCCGGAGATTCCGGAATTAGAACAAGATGTGCGACCCGAAAAGGTTCTGGATACTATTGAAAAAATAGAAGACAAGTTTAATGCTACTGGTAAATCAATGGTTTAA